Proteins encoded together in one Polaribacter reichenbachii window:
- a CDS encoding carboxypeptidase-like regulatory domain-containing protein has product MKQLTTITFLLFIFLGLNTNAIQAQQKVVVKGIVIDEFDNPIPFAAITLVGKTKGTSSTEDGGFSLFLTSAELEDTLSFSSLGFIPTKVKVKDYLAQKEQKIVLKESVMEMDEITILAPKHYVLSALKSLKENTLSEPHKLEMLFRRAGTEEGKSKFFVENYVAVRDRGPAYGTGIIQVLHSRKSADYRYWKREQWRHPIIGMHEVNPLRPISSQHKRNLKKFKWIVDGETSYDGEEVLILKGTNPKKKWDNIVLFIGIDSYKVYRIERGKSLYIYKKHQNGKLVISYYKNDWSFPKWNIPKELLGTPAETLRYQLEAFVYDVQTDKKKIKVRAYGADKDMGNLELPYDPVFWQNLSMPPDTKFYKQIKAGLESNFGVPLETQYKLVNK; this is encoded by the coding sequence ATGAAACAACTTACAACAATTACTTTCTTACTTTTTATTTTTTTAGGATTAAATACCAATGCAATTCAAGCTCAGCAAAAGGTAGTTGTAAAAGGTATTGTAATCGATGAATTTGATAATCCTATACCATTTGCTGCAATTACTTTAGTGGGTAAAACTAAAGGAACTTCTAGTACTGAAGATGGTGGTTTTTCTCTTTTTCTAACATCAGCAGAATTAGAAGACACCTTGTCTTTTTCATCTTTAGGTTTTATACCAACAAAGGTTAAAGTAAAAGATTATTTAGCACAAAAAGAGCAGAAAATTGTGTTAAAAGAAAGTGTAATGGAAATGGATGAGATTACAATCTTAGCACCAAAACATTATGTTTTATCAGCACTTAAAAGTTTAAAAGAAAATACATTAAGTGAACCTCATAAGCTAGAAATGCTATTTAGAAGAGCAGGAACAGAAGAAGGGAAATCTAAGTTTTTTGTAGAGAATTACGTTGCTGTAAGAGATAGAGGTCCTGCTTATGGCACAGGAATTATTCAAGTTTTACATTCTAGAAAATCTGCGGATTATAGGTATTGGAAACGCGAACAATGGAGACATCCAATAATTGGTATGCATGAAGTAAATCCGTTAAGACCAATTTCTTCTCAGCATAAAAGAAATTTAAAAAAGTTTAAATGGATTGTAGATGGAGAAACCTCTTATGATGGTGAAGAAGTATTAATTTTAAAAGGAACAAACCCTAAAAAGAAGTGGGATAATATTGTTTTATTCATTGGTATAGATAGCTATAAAGTGTATCGAATTGAAAGAGGAAAATCTTTATATATCTATAAAAAACATCAAAATGGAAAATTAGTAATCAGTTATTATAAAAATGATTGGAGTTTTCCTAAATGGAATATACCAAAAGAATTATTAGGCACGCCCGCAGAAACCTTAAGATATCAGCTTGAAGCTTTTGTATATGATGTACAAACTGATAAGAAAAAAATTAAAGTAAGAGCATATGGTGCAGATAAAGATATGGGGAATTTAGAATTACCATACGACCCAGTTTTTTGGCAAAATTTAAGTATGCCACCAGATACTAAGTTTTATAAACAAATTAAAGCAGGATTAGAAAGTAATTTTGGAGTGCCATTAGAAACACAGTATAAATTGGTAAACAAATAA
- a CDS encoding T9SS type A sorting domain-containing protein: protein MVKHQKMILKRIKQILVIAILFASSFMYSKTIYVATNGNDSNNGTLSSPYKTLSKAISVLTSGDVCIIRGGVYEEPFVISKNGTSSNYITIKAMDGEKVDIRATKKINNWQLYQNDIYKTSVNMNIASRFRAVYHNDEYMDLARWPNNIDNNRWTVDCHPVTGGGAGNYITASGIPNINWANGGLMYYLGAHSGTSWTRPITSNTTSRINHEQVDINKWPFNTHNAETWRNNVGNERGQFYLFNKLEALDYYREWYYDATTTTLYLKTNNGAKPADNSVEYATAQFIAEIKGDYIKFEGLDFFGGSVKIHNNADNNIILNCNIIHGSEGHDSLTNTSAQVGEASLEILGGNTIVRGNTIDHSSASGITVVNWSGAHNCIVEQNTISNIDYVGIHASPIRTSANNLKVLKNTIFNAGRDGMYVAGSNCEVAYNDVSASQKINSDSGIFYTVGNTNLKNNEIHHNWFHDAIAPSYSHSQGDPAKAAGIYLDNDSKGYVVHHNVVWNVSWSAYQVNWNNENLNFYHNTIWDAERAMDSWVNGRSQSNNKIYNNFSNVADWFAGNGTSEFDIKDNVITTLSTLKDPNNQDFMPLANSAVVDQGRVISDFTKPYKNNAPDIGAYEFGGTAWTAGINAIEDSGEPLSVNDVFLDDNLTIYPNPTTTTLNLKFRNEINGLVDVKIFSVLGKQVVTKNTLNSIDVSALQAGTYFIKIKNANKVYNTVFVKK from the coding sequence ATGGTAAAACATCAAAAAATGATTTTAAAAAGGATAAAACAAATTTTAGTAATTGCAATTTTATTCGCATCAAGTTTTATGTACAGTAAAACTATTTATGTTGCTACAAATGGTAATGATTCTAATAACGGAACTTTATCTAGCCCTTATAAAACTTTAAGCAAAGCAATTTCAGTTTTAACTTCTGGCGATGTTTGTATAATTAGAGGTGGTGTGTACGAAGAACCTTTTGTAATTTCTAAAAATGGTACGAGCAGTAATTACATTACTATAAAAGCAATGGATGGTGAAAAGGTTGATATTAGAGCTACAAAAAAAATAAATAATTGGCAACTCTACCAAAATGATATTTACAAAACCTCTGTAAATATGAATATTGCAAGCAGATTTAGAGCTGTATATCATAATGATGAATATATGGATTTAGCACGTTGGCCTAATAATATTGATAATAATAGATGGACCGTAGATTGCCACCCTGTAACTGGTGGAGGTGCAGGGAATTATATAACTGCTTCTGGTATACCAAATATTAATTGGGCAAATGGTGGTTTAATGTATTATTTAGGTGCACATTCTGGCACAAGTTGGACCAGACCAATTACATCTAACACAACCTCTAGAATAAACCACGAACAAGTAGATATAAACAAGTGGCCTTTTAATACTCATAATGCAGAAACCTGGAGAAATAATGTAGGTAATGAAAGAGGGCAATTTTATTTGTTTAATAAGTTAGAAGCATTAGATTATTATAGAGAATGGTATTATGATGCAACAACAACTACACTGTATTTAAAAACAAATAATGGTGCTAAACCTGCTGATAATTCTGTTGAATATGCAACTGCTCAATTTATTGCAGAAATTAAAGGAGATTATATAAAATTTGAAGGATTAGATTTCTTTGGCGGAAGTGTAAAAATTCATAATAATGCAGATAATAATATCATTTTAAACTGTAATATAATACATGGCAGTGAAGGTCATGATAGTTTAACAAACACTTCTGCTCAAGTTGGTGAAGCATCTTTAGAAATTCTTGGAGGTAATACAATTGTAAGAGGAAACACTATAGATCATTCTTCTGCAAGCGGAATTACAGTTGTAAATTGGTCTGGTGCTCATAATTGTATTGTAGAGCAAAATACCATTTCTAATATCGATTATGTTGGTATTCATGCATCTCCAATTCGAACATCAGCAAATAATTTAAAAGTGTTAAAAAACACTATTTTTAATGCAGGTAGAGACGGAATGTATGTTGCAGGTAGTAATTGCGAGGTTGCGTATAATGATGTTTCTGCTTCTCAAAAAATTAATAGCGATTCTGGTATTTTTTATACTGTGGGTAATACTAATTTAAAAAATAATGAAATTCATCATAATTGGTTTCACGATGCTATAGCTCCTTCTTATTCGCATTCACAAGGTGATCCTGCAAAAGCTGCAGGAATTTATTTAGACAACGATAGTAAAGGTTATGTTGTGCATCATAATGTAGTTTGGAATGTTTCTTGGAGTGCATACCAAGTAAACTGGAATAACGAGAATTTAAACTTTTATCATAATACAATTTGGGATGCAGAAAGAGCTATGGATTCATGGGTAAATGGTCGTAGTCAATCTAACAACAAGATTTACAATAACTTTTCTAATGTTGCAGATTGGTTTGCGGGTAATGGTACTAGTGAATTTGATATAAAAGACAATGTAATTACAACATTATCAACTTTAAAAGACCCAAACAATCAAGATTTTATGCCTTTAGCAAATTCTGCTGTTGTAGATCAAGGAAGGGTAATTTCTGATTTTACAAAACCCTATAAAAATAATGCGCCAGATATTGGAGCTTACGAATTTGGTGGTACTGCATGGACAGCAGGTATCAATGCAATAGAAGATTCAGGAGAACCATTGTCTGTAAACGATGTTTTTTTAGATGATAATTTAACGATTTATCCAAACCCAACAACAACAACTTTAAACTTAAAGTTTAGAAATGAAATAAATGGTTTGGTTGATGTAAAAATATTCTCTGTTTTAGGGAAGCAAGTAGTAACTAAAAACACTCTTAATTCAATTGATGTTTCTGCTTTGCAAGCAGGTACTTATTTTATTAAGATTAAAAATGCAAACAAAGTTTACAATACTGTTTTTGTAAAAAAATAG
- a CDS encoding chloride channel protein, whose amino-acid sequence MPTKNKYLKQILLWRYKNISERRFVYLLSILVGFLAGLGTVTLKNFTHYIQLLLSIDFLKSYKSSLYFIFPIIGLFIVAVIKKTWLKKHIGHGISTTLYAISKRKGIIPKYNIFASLITAPITVGFGGSVGLQGPAVSAGTALASYTSRLFHMNTKTRMLLIGCATAGAMSSMFKAPIAGIVFALEVFSLDIAFVSLVPLLLASVSAIVTSYLFLGSDVLLGFELNDEFAIGEIGFYALFGIFTGIISVYFSKVYFLIRKFFYQFENRFTRLIIGSVIIGFILFLMPALYGEGYGLINNLLKGNHIAAIGNTPFSFDENNIWIVIILLLLITFFKAIAMSTTFAAGGVGGIFIPTLVMGSALGNAFAKIINNMGLGFQVSEANFTLIGMTGLMAGVLHAPLTAIFLIAEITGGYDLFVPLMLVAAISFAFTKYFISNSIYTYKLAQRGELITHNKDKNVMMMMQIDDLIETNFKKIYPDMLLGDMLKKAVAKSARNIFPVINKENQFLGIVLMDDIRPIMFDKEMYDCTTVQTFMKAAPEIIHHTDSVEKIMKKFKVSGAWNLPVIKGNTYVGFISKSKLLTAYRNKLVEVTS is encoded by the coding sequence ATGCCAACAAAAAACAAATACTTAAAACAAATTTTATTGTGGAGATATAAAAATATCTCTGAACGTAGATTTGTTTATCTCTTAAGTATTTTAGTTGGTTTTTTAGCGGGTCTTGGTACAGTAACTTTAAAAAACTTTACGCACTACATTCAGTTGCTTTTATCTATAGATTTTTTAAAAAGTTATAAAAGTTCACTGTATTTTATTTTTCCAATTATTGGTTTATTTATAGTTGCTGTAATTAAAAAAACTTGGCTTAAAAAACATATTGGTCATGGAATTTCTACAACGCTCTATGCTATTTCTAAAAGAAAAGGAATTATACCAAAATATAATATTTTTGCTTCTTTAATAACAGCACCAATTACTGTTGGTTTTGGGGGTTCTGTAGGTTTACAAGGGCCTGCAGTTAGTGCTGGTACAGCATTAGCTTCTTATACTTCTAGGTTGTTTCATATGAACACCAAAACAAGAATGTTATTAATTGGTTGTGCTACAGCAGGTGCTATGTCTTCTATGTTTAAAGCTCCAATTGCAGGTATTGTTTTTGCTTTAGAGGTTTTTAGCTTAGATATAGCTTTTGTTTCTTTAGTCCCTTTGTTATTGGCATCTGTTTCTGCAATAGTTACTTCTTACCTTTTTTTAGGTTCTGATGTTTTATTGGGGTTTGAATTAAATGATGAATTCGCAATTGGAGAAATTGGTTTTTACGCCCTTTTCGGAATTTTTACAGGTATTATTTCTGTGTATTTTTCTAAAGTATATTTTCTGATTAGAAAGTTCTTTTATCAATTTGAAAATCGATTTACAAGGCTAATTATCGGGAGTGTAATTATCGGTTTTATTTTATTTCTGATGCCAGCTTTATATGGTGAAGGTTATGGATTAATCAATAATTTATTAAAAGGAAACCACATTGCAGCAATTGGCAATACTCCTTTTTCTTTTGATGAAAACAACATCTGGATTGTAATTATTCTCTTATTATTAATTACCTTTTTTAAGGCGATAGCTATGAGTACCACATTTGCAGCTGGTGGAGTTGGTGGTATTTTTATACCCACTTTAGTTATGGGAAGTGCGCTTGGTAATGCCTTTGCTAAAATCATAAATAATATGGGTTTAGGTTTTCAGGTTTCTGAGGCTAATTTTACCTTAATTGGTATGACAGGTTTAATGGCAGGAGTTCTACATGCGCCACTAACAGCCATTTTCTTAATTGCAGAAATTACTGGTGGTTATGATTTATTTGTACCTCTTATGTTAGTTGCAGCAATTTCTTTTGCCTTTACAAAATACTTTATATCGAATTCAATTTATACCTACAAATTAGCACAAAGAGGCGAGCTCATTACACACAACAAAGACAAAAATGTAATGATGATGATGCAGATTGATGATCTAATTGAAACCAATTTTAAAAAGATTTATCCAGATATGTTATTAGGTGATATGCTAAAAAAAGCAGTTGCTAAATCTGCACGAAATATTTTTCCGGTAATTAATAAAGAAAATCAGTTTTTAGGTATTGTTTTAATGGATGATATTAGACCCATAATGTTCGATAAAGAAATGTACGATTGTACTACTGTACAAACTTTTATGAAAGCTGCACCAGAAATTATACATCATACAGATTCTGTTGAAAAAATAATGAAAAAATTTAAAGTGAGTGGTGCTTGGAATTTACCTGTAATTAAAGGAAATACTTATGTTGGTTTTATTTCTAAATCTAAATTATTAACTGCTTATCGAAACAAATTGGTTGAGGTTACGTCTTAA
- a CDS encoding VOC family protein translates to MKLGAFSNSLAVKDIYKSKAFYEKLGFSVFAGEIEKNYLIMKNGNALIGLFQGMFENNIMTFNPGWDESANKLNDFDDVRTIQKHLKNEGEQLESEADETTSGPANFVVLDPDGNAILIDQHV, encoded by the coding sequence ATGAAATTAGGTGCATTTTCTAATAGTTTAGCAGTAAAAGACATTTATAAATCAAAAGCATTTTACGAAAAATTAGGTTTTTCAGTTTTTGCAGGCGAAATTGAAAAGAATTATCTCATTATGAAAAACGGTAATGCTTTAATAGGTCTTTTTCAAGGAATGTTTGAAAACAACATTATGACCTTTAACCCTGGTTGGGATGAAAGTGCTAATAAGTTGAATGATTTTGATGATGTAAGAACCATTCAAAAACATTTAAAAAACGAAGGTGAACAATTAGAATCAGAAGCAGATGAAACAACTTCTGGTCCAGCTAATTTTGTAGTTTTAGATCCTGATGGTAATGCTATTTTAATAGATCAGCACGTGTAA
- a CDS encoding helix-turn-helix domain-containing protein — protein MPKNPELELAFNFINKTDRNLFITGKAGTGKTTFLHKIKNESLKRMVIVAPTGVAAINAKGVTIHSFFQMPFGPILPNQIANTNQQRKFSKTKIDIIKSLDLVIIDEISMVRADLLDGIDQVMRRYKNRNKVFGGAQVLMIGDLQQLAPVVRPNEWSLLRSYYDTMYFFSSKAFQEANVVSIELKHIYRQKNEDFITILNEVRNSNLSEKSAKILNERYNPEFSSTKDDGYITLTTHNKRANLINNSELNKIKYQSHFFDAEVSGKFNENAFPNDEKLELKIGAQVMFIKNDSSPEKRYFNGKIGIVTDISRENVTVQCANEIDEIVTERENWDNVNYTINEETKEIKEDVIGSFSQIPLRLAWAITIHKSQGLTFEKAIIDAEASFAHGQTYVALSRCTSLEGLVLKTPITSNAIINDQTVSVFNESVEENHPDETVLNASEKDFQLNLIAELFDFQPFLYPSTRLIDIFYKNQTSIKGDVIDHLQTIKDDGVVALMKVSNGFKNQLNKISEDNILPENSSQIQERFTKAVDYFLNQTKNNILKPLNTIEFSSDNKAVKKDFTTQFDSLQEKLLEKLFALNKMTNGFKVQEYLKVRAKAVLQKSAPTAKKKKLSTRKDPLLALKLRELRDEIRINENIAAFQIFTQETLYAMCDALPRTEKELLKVKGMGKTRVTKYGEEILEVIEQYCKENGINKFNEQKKEDKKPTKQISLELFKSGLSIKEIAKERSLTAGTIESHLASFIPSGDVDILELIPLKKYKEIINQIEEVEFKNLTELKEKVDKSFTFMELRMVLLSMEN, from the coding sequence ATGCCAAAAAATCCTGAGTTAGAACTTGCCTTTAATTTTATCAATAAAACAGATAGAAACTTATTTATAACAGGTAAAGCAGGTACAGGTAAAACTACTTTTTTACACAAAATTAAAAACGAATCTTTAAAAAGAATGGTTATTGTTGCTCCTACTGGAGTAGCAGCAATTAATGCAAAAGGTGTTACGATTCATTCGTTTTTTCAAATGCCTTTTGGGCCTATTTTACCAAATCAAATTGCAAATACAAATCAGCAACGTAAGTTTTCTAAAACTAAAATTGATATTATAAAATCGTTAGATTTAGTAATTATAGACGAAATTTCTATGGTTCGTGCAGATTTGTTAGATGGCATAGATCAAGTAATGAGACGTTATAAAAATAGAAACAAAGTATTTGGAGGCGCTCAAGTTTTAATGATTGGAGATTTACAACAATTGGCTCCAGTTGTTAGGCCAAATGAATGGAGTTTACTAAGAAGTTACTATGATACTATGTATTTCTTCAGCTCTAAAGCTTTTCAAGAGGCCAATGTAGTTTCTATAGAATTAAAGCATATTTATCGTCAGAAAAACGAAGATTTTATTACCATTTTAAATGAAGTCAGAAATAGTAATTTATCAGAAAAATCTGCTAAAATTTTAAATGAAAGGTATAATCCAGAATTCTCGTCAACCAAAGACGATGGTTATATCACCTTAACAACACACAATAAAAGAGCCAATTTAATTAACAATTCTGAGCTGAATAAAATTAAATACCAAAGTCATTTTTTTGATGCTGAAGTTTCTGGAAAATTCAATGAAAACGCGTTTCCTAATGATGAAAAATTAGAGTTAAAAATTGGTGCTCAAGTAATGTTTATCAAAAATGATTCATCACCAGAAAAAAGATATTTTAATGGTAAAATAGGAATTGTAACTGACATTTCAAGAGAAAATGTAACTGTACAGTGTGCCAACGAAATTGATGAAATTGTTACAGAAAGAGAAAATTGGGACAATGTAAATTATACCATTAACGAAGAAACCAAAGAGATTAAAGAAGATGTTATTGGTTCTTTTTCACAAATTCCATTACGTTTAGCTTGGGCAATTACAATTCATAAAAGTCAGGGTTTAACTTTCGAAAAAGCCATAATAGATGCAGAAGCTTCATTTGCTCACGGTCAAACCTATGTAGCTTTAAGTAGATGTACTTCTTTAGAAGGTTTAGTTTTAAAAACGCCAATTACCAGCAACGCAATAATTAACGATCAAACTGTAAGTGTTTTTAATGAAAGTGTAGAAGAAAATCATCCAGATGAAACTGTTTTAAACGCATCAGAAAAAGATTTTCAACTCAATTTAATTGCAGAATTATTCGATTTTCAACCATTTTTATATCCATCAACTAGATTAATAGATATTTTTTATAAAAATCAAACCAGTATAAAAGGAGATGTTATTGATCATTTACAAACCATAAAAGATGATGGAGTTGTAGCTTTAATGAAGGTTTCTAACGGATTTAAAAATCAATTAAATAAAATTTCTGAGGATAATATCCTCCCAGAAAATAGCTCTCAAATTCAAGAACGATTTACAAAAGCTGTCGATTATTTTTTAAATCAGACAAAAAACAACATATTAAAACCATTAAATACCATAGAATTTTCTTCGGATAATAAAGCTGTAAAAAAAGATTTTACCACTCAGTTTGATTCTTTACAAGAAAAATTACTCGAAAAGTTGTTTGCTTTAAATAAAATGACAAACGGATTTAAGGTTCAAGAATATTTAAAAGTTAGAGCAAAAGCTGTTTTACAAAAATCTGCACCAACAGCTAAAAAGAAAAAATTATCTACTAGAAAAGACCCGTTGTTGGCTTTAAAATTACGTGAATTGCGTGATGAAATTCGAATAAATGAAAACATAGCTGCTTTTCAAATTTTTACCCAAGAAACCTTGTATGCAATGTGCGATGCTTTGCCAAGAACAGAAAAAGAGTTGCTAAAAGTTAAAGGAATGGGTAAAACTCGTGTAACTAAATACGGAGAAGAAATTTTAGAAGTTATTGAACAATATTGCAAAGAAAACGGAATAAACAAGTTCAATGAGCAGAAAAAAGAAGATAAAAAACCGACAAAACAAATTAGTTTAGAGCTCTTTAAGTCTGGCTTATCTATAAAAGAAATAGCCAAAGAGCGCAGTTTAACAGCAGGTACAATAGAGAGTCATTTGGCAAGTTTTATCCCTTCTGGCGATGTTGATATTTTAGAATTAATTCCGCTAAAAAAGTACAAAGAAATTATAAATCAAATAGAAGAAGTTGAGTTTAAAAACCTCACTGAACTTAAAGAAAAAGTAGATAAATCTTTTACTTTTATGGAGTTAAGAATGGTTTTGTTGTCTATGGAGAATTAG